A portion of the Achromobacter sp. MFA1 R4 genome contains these proteins:
- a CDS encoding cytochrome b/b6 domain-containing protein: MQNNRLAVRIWDLPTRLFHWALVVCIVGAFVSVKLGGLYMDWHVRFGCTALGLILFRLLWGFVGPRYVRFAHFVRGPASIARYLKGAAAPAGHNPLGALSVMALLLVVGFQAVSGLFTTDDIMTQGPLFGYVSEATASAMTSWHKLNEWVIIGLVALHVLAVAWYAVVRRKRLVRAIITGNVDAKDIPAGTPPTQDGLAVWLRALVLGACVTGLVLWIRSLEIVSDMSFS, translated from the coding sequence ATGCAGAACAATCGTCTCGCGGTCCGCATCTGGGACCTTCCCACTCGACTCTTCCATTGGGCCCTCGTCGTCTGTATCGTCGGCGCGTTCGTCAGCGTGAAGCTGGGCGGCCTGTACATGGACTGGCACGTGCGCTTTGGCTGTACGGCGCTGGGCCTGATCCTCTTTCGCCTGCTGTGGGGCTTTGTCGGCCCGCGCTACGTCCGGTTCGCGCACTTCGTGCGAGGCCCAGCGTCGATCGCCCGCTACCTCAAGGGCGCGGCGGCGCCGGCCGGCCACAATCCGCTGGGAGCCCTGTCCGTGATGGCGCTGTTGCTGGTCGTGGGCTTCCAGGCGGTCAGCGGGCTTTTCACCACCGACGACATCATGACGCAGGGCCCGCTGTTCGGATACGTGTCGGAAGCCACCGCCAGCGCCATGACCTCGTGGCACAAGCTCAACGAGTGGGTCATCATCGGCCTTGTCGCGCTGCATGTGCTGGCCGTGGCCTGGTATGCCGTCGTGCGACGCAAACGGCTGGTGCGAGCCATCATCACCGGCAACGTCGACGCCAAGGACATTCCTGCGGGCACGCCGCCCACGCAAGACGGGCTGGCTGTCTGGCTGCGCGCCCTGGTGCTGGGCGCTTGCGTCACCGGCCTGGTGCTGTGGATACGGTCTCTGGAGATCGTGTCGGACATGTCTTTCTCGTAG